A single window of Nocardioides kongjuensis DNA harbors:
- a CDS encoding DNA repair helicase XPB, with product MTDGPLIVQSDKSLLLEVDHPQAAECRKAIAPFAELERSPEHIHTYRLTPLGLWNARAAGHDAEQVVDTLLTWSRYPVPHALLVDVAETMARYGRLRLEKHPVHGLVLASSDRPVLEEVLRAKKVAGMLGARIDDDTVAVHPSERGNLKQALLKLGWPAEDYAGYVDGEAHPIALAEEDWTLRDYQRDAAESFWHGGSGVVVLPCGAGKTLVGAAAMAHAQATTLILVTNTVSARQWKDELVRRTSLTEDEIGEYSGTVKEIRPVTIATYQVITTKRKGVYPHLELFDARDWGLIVYDEVHLLPAPIFRMTADLQARRRIGLTATLVREDGREGDVFSLIGPKRYDAPWKDIEAQGWIAPADCIEVRVSLPDASRMSYATADPEERYRLAACTPEKLGVVRDLVARHAGQPTLVIGQYLEQLDELATALDAPVITGQTTVKERQRLFDGFRSGEIGLLVVSKVANFSIDLPTAEVAIQVSGSFGSRQEEAQRLGRLLRPGPPGPGGERKVAHFYTIVARDTVDAEFAQNRQRFLAEQGYAYRIIDAEDLAGA from the coding sequence GTGACAGACGGACCCCTGATCGTGCAGTCGGACAAGTCGCTGCTGCTGGAGGTCGACCACCCGCAGGCCGCCGAGTGCCGCAAGGCGATCGCACCGTTCGCCGAGCTGGAGCGCTCCCCCGAGCACATCCACACCTACCGGCTGACGCCGCTGGGTCTGTGGAACGCCCGGGCCGCCGGCCACGACGCGGAGCAGGTCGTCGACACGCTGCTGACCTGGTCGCGCTACCCGGTCCCCCACGCGCTGCTGGTCGACGTCGCCGAGACGATGGCGCGCTACGGCCGGCTGCGGCTCGAGAAGCACCCCGTGCACGGGCTGGTGCTGGCCTCCAGCGACCGGCCGGTGCTCGAGGAGGTGCTGCGCGCCAAGAAGGTCGCCGGCATGCTCGGCGCCCGGATCGACGACGACACCGTCGCGGTCCACCCCTCGGAGCGGGGCAACCTCAAGCAGGCGCTGCTCAAGCTGGGCTGGCCGGCCGAGGACTACGCCGGCTACGTCGACGGCGAGGCGCACCCCATCGCGCTGGCCGAGGAGGACTGGACGCTGCGCGACTACCAGCGCGACGCGGCCGAGTCGTTCTGGCACGGCGGGTCGGGCGTCGTCGTCCTGCCCTGCGGCGCCGGCAAGACGCTGGTCGGCGCGGCGGCCATGGCCCATGCGCAGGCGACCACGCTGATCCTGGTCACCAACACGGTGAGCGCCCGGCAGTGGAAGGACGAGCTGGTGCGCCGCACGTCACTGACCGAGGACGAGATCGGCGAGTACTCCGGCACCGTCAAGGAGATCCGGCCGGTCACCATCGCGACGTACCAGGTCATCACGACCAAGCGGAAGGGCGTCTACCCGCACCTCGAGCTGTTCGACGCGCGCGACTGGGGCCTGATCGTCTACGACGAGGTGCACCTGCTGCCGGCGCCGATCTTCCGGATGACCGCCGACCTGCAGGCGCGGCGGCGGATCGGGCTGACCGCGACGCTGGTGCGCGAGGACGGCCGCGAGGGCGACGTGTTCTCGCTGATCGGACCGAAGCGCTACGACGCCCCGTGGAAGGACATCGAGGCGCAGGGCTGGATCGCGCCCGCCGACTGCATCGAGGTGCGGGTCTCGCTCCCGGACGCGTCGCGGATGTCGTACGCGACCGCCGACCCGGAGGAGCGCTACCGGCTGGCCGCGTGCACGCCGGAGAAGCTGGGCGTGGTGCGGGACCTCGTGGCCCGGCACGCCGGGCAGCCGACGCTGGTCATCGGCCAGTACCTCGAGCAGCTCGACGAGCTGGCCACCGCGCTGGACGCGCCGGTGATCACCGGGCAGACCACGGTCAAGGAGCGGCAACGCCTCTTCGACGGCTTCCGCTCCGGCGAGATCGGGCTGCTGGTCGTCTCGAAGGTCGCGAACTTCTCGATCGACCTGCCGACCGCCGAGGTCGCGATCCAGGTGTCCGGGTCGTTCGGCTCGCGGCAGGAGGAGGCGCAGCGGCTCGGCCGCCTGCTCCGCCCGGGGCCCCCGGGGCCCGGTGGCGAGCGGAAGGTCGCGCACTTCTACACGATCGTCGCGCGCGACACCGTCGACGCGGAGTTCGCCCAGAACCGGCAGCGGTTCCTGGCCGAGCAGGGCTACGCCTACCGGATCATCGACGCCGAGGACCTCGCCGGCGCCTGA
- a CDS encoding helicase-associated domain-containing protein yields MRNSIARALDGLTRGELSVLDALVVAGQTTDPELAAIVRAEPAYVATTLARLRDLAVAWDSPEGLRALSGVADAMVGGPDAGVSGLRPRTAAPRAPEEIAEALAALPPGARALLDHVIAEGGTAKSGSVRVGLRPEDADTPAELLVAHRLLVPGGSLLSGLLVVPGEVGIAVRGGRTTTEPVDVAPPVASEERSPRLAASAALGAATDVVRRVGLLLEWWGTRPAAALRTTGLGVRELRAAANQLQVSEPEAALIVELAHEAGLAGTRADADGNPVWVPTSAFDEWAERPVAERWTVLARAWLSSPRLPSLVGERGPDQKPWNALTPELSAAGMPEAKAMALAVLADLPEGHGLAAGTGLPSLVARVAWERPRRPRTRPDLVAWAVAEAAVLGLTGADVLASYARLLLAGEDPTPALAELLPPPVDHVLIQADLTAVAPGPLEPDLARQLQQVADVDSHGAATVYRFTADSVRRALDAGWTAAELHAFVLAASRTPVPQPLSYLIDDVVRSFGRLRVGLASSFVRSEDEAALAALVNHPKASALGLQRIAPTVVVSTLPIDVLLPRLRELGLAPVVEGPDGVVRVGATDSLRARTPRTRESADAARATARQAAQVVAAVATMREGDEAARSRPASASTAGGGVLSALREAIERRGVVLIGFTDNQGVVSERAVLPLMVEGGQLTAFDADAADDDPDAERRYPVHRISRVVPVS; encoded by the coding sequence GTGAGGAACTCGATCGCTCGCGCGCTCGACGGCCTCACCCGAGGCGAGCTCTCGGTACTGGATGCCCTCGTCGTCGCCGGTCAAACCACCGATCCAGAACTCGCCGCGATCGTCCGCGCCGAGCCGGCGTACGTCGCCACGACACTCGCCCGGCTGCGCGACCTCGCGGTCGCGTGGGACTCCCCCGAGGGTCTGCGGGCACTGAGCGGCGTCGCCGACGCGATGGTCGGCGGACCCGATGCCGGCGTCAGCGGGCTGCGACCGCGGACGGCCGCCCCGCGTGCGCCCGAGGAGATCGCTGAGGCGCTGGCGGCGCTGCCGCCGGGCGCCCGCGCGCTGCTCGACCACGTCATCGCCGAGGGGGGCACGGCCAAGTCCGGGTCGGTCCGGGTCGGGCTGCGCCCGGAGGACGCGGACACGCCTGCCGAGCTGCTCGTCGCGCACCGGCTGCTGGTGCCGGGCGGGTCCCTCCTGTCGGGCCTGCTGGTCGTGCCCGGCGAGGTCGGGATCGCGGTCCGCGGTGGCCGTACGACGACCGAGCCGGTCGACGTCGCGCCACCGGTCGCGTCGGAGGAGCGGTCGCCACGGCTGGCGGCGAGCGCCGCGCTGGGCGCCGCCACGGACGTCGTACGACGCGTCGGACTGCTCCTCGAGTGGTGGGGCACCCGCCCGGCGGCCGCGCTGCGCACCACGGGCCTCGGGGTCCGCGAGCTGAGGGCGGCTGCGAACCAGCTGCAGGTCTCCGAGCCCGAGGCCGCCCTGATCGTCGAGCTCGCGCACGAGGCCGGGTTGGCCGGCACGCGGGCGGACGCCGACGGGAACCCGGTGTGGGTGCCGACGTCGGCGTTCGACGAGTGGGCCGAGCGCCCGGTCGCCGAGCGGTGGACCGTGCTGGCCCGGGCCTGGCTGTCGAGCCCGCGGCTGCCGTCGCTGGTCGGCGAGCGCGGCCCAGACCAGAAGCCGTGGAACGCGCTGACCCCCGAGCTGTCGGCGGCCGGGATGCCCGAGGCCAAGGCGATGGCGCTCGCCGTCCTCGCCGACCTGCCCGAGGGCCACGGCCTCGCCGCCGGCACCGGCCTGCCGTCGCTGGTCGCGCGGGTCGCGTGGGAGCGGCCGCGCCGGCCCCGGACCCGTCCCGACCTGGTGGCGTGGGCGGTCGCCGAGGCGGCCGTCCTCGGCCTGACGGGCGCGGACGTGCTGGCGTCGTACGCCCGGCTGCTGCTGGCCGGCGAGGACCCGACGCCCGCGCTGGCCGAGCTGCTGCCACCGCCCGTCGACCACGTGCTGATCCAGGCCGACCTGACCGCCGTCGCGCCCGGCCCGCTCGAGCCGGACCTGGCGCGGCAGCTGCAGCAGGTCGCCGACGTGGACTCGCACGGCGCCGCGACGGTCTACCGCTTCACCGCCGACTCCGTACGACGTGCGCTGGACGCCGGCTGGACCGCGGCCGAGCTGCACGCGTTCGTGCTCGCCGCGTCCCGCACGCCGGTCCCGCAGCCGCTGAGCTACCTGATCGACGACGTGGTCCGTTCCTTCGGCCGGCTGCGCGTCGGTCTGGCGTCGTCCTTCGTGCGCTCCGAGGACGAGGCGGCGCTGGCCGCGCTCGTCAACCACCCGAAGGCCTCGGCGCTCGGGCTGCAGCGGATCGCCCCGACCGTCGTCGTCTCGACGCTGCCGATCGACGTGCTGCTCCCGCGGTTGCGCGAGCTCGGCCTGGCCCCCGTGGTCGAGGGACCGGACGGCGTGGTCCGGGTCGGCGCCACGGACTCGCTGCGTGCCCGCACCCCGCGGACCCGGGAGAGCGCCGACGCGGCACGGGCGACGGCCCGCCAGGCCGCCCAGGTCGTCGCCGCGGTCGCGACGATGCGTGAGGGCGACGAGGCTGCGCGATCACGGCCAGCGTCGGCCTCCACCGCAGGCGGGGGTGTGCTCTCGGCGCTGCGCGAGGCGATCGAGCGGCGGGGCGTGGTCCTCATCGGGTTCACCGACAACCAGGGGGTCGTCTCGGAGCGGGCGGTGCTGCCACTGATGGTCGAGGGCGGCCAGCTCACGGCGTTCGACGCCGACGCGGCCGACGACGACCCGGACGCCGAGCGCCGGTATCCCGTGCACCGGATCAGCCGGGTGGTCCCCGTCTCGTAA
- a CDS encoding PP2C family protein-serine/threonine phosphatase: MKRVELQHGAATDVGRVRQVNEDAFLADPPVFAVADGMGGHDRGDVASRYAVEELAHLAHRSYELEDGTTAVDAALQAAQDRLLAYDEEQRAAGAGDGFAAGTTVVLALLVESVDGPHWLLANVGDSRIYRWNDGELEQVSVDHSLVQELVDAGRISPDDAAVHPNRNVITRALGGAAMPGAVSGAADYYLLPLAAAERLLLCSDGVSGMVDDVTIASILAEHDDPRDAADALVAAAVAAGGHDNATAVVVDVVGLAHVDPYDSRTQRLSLEQKLGALP; this comes from the coding sequence ATGAAGCGGGTCGAGCTGCAGCACGGTGCCGCGACCGACGTCGGCCGGGTCCGGCAGGTCAACGAGGACGCCTTCCTCGCCGATCCGCCCGTCTTCGCGGTGGCCGACGGGATGGGCGGGCACGACCGCGGTGACGTCGCCAGCCGGTACGCCGTCGAGGAGCTCGCGCACCTCGCGCACCGCAGCTACGAGCTCGAGGACGGCACCACCGCCGTCGACGCCGCGCTCCAGGCCGCCCAGGACCGACTGCTCGCCTACGACGAGGAGCAGCGCGCGGCCGGCGCCGGCGACGGCTTCGCGGCCGGGACCACCGTCGTGCTCGCCCTGCTCGTGGAGTCGGTGGACGGGCCGCACTGGCTGCTCGCCAACGTCGGCGACTCCCGGATCTACCGGTGGAACGACGGGGAGCTCGAGCAAGTCAGCGTCGACCACAGCCTGGTCCAGGAGCTGGTCGACGCCGGCCGGATCTCGCCCGACGACGCGGCCGTGCACCCGAACCGCAACGTCATCACCCGCGCCCTGGGCGGCGCGGCGATGCCGGGCGCCGTGAGCGGCGCCGCCGACTACTACCTGCTGCCCCTCGCGGCCGCCGAGCGGCTGCTGCTGTGCTCGGACGGGGTCAGTGGCATGGTGGACGACGTGACCATCGCCTCGATCCTCGCCGAGCACGACGACCCGCGCGATGCCGCGGACGCCCTCGTCGCCGCCGCGGTCGCCGCGGGCGGGCACGACAACGCCACGGCGGTCGTGGTCGATGTGGTGGGATTGGCACACGTTGACCCGTACGACTCGCGCACGCAGCGGCTGAGTCTGGAGCAGAAGTTGGGGGCCCTCCCATGA
- a CDS encoding RDD family protein, giving the protein MSHVPTPPPLAAGDLRPAEMERRFTAFVIDRAVGWGVAAAAAVGVWRLVDPDNGAVVVLTFLGVAALVGLVLAVLVGTTGLTPGKAATGLRVVRRTTGRPIGVGAALLRAIVLGIAGLPTAGLGLATFAWTAAMDPARQRRGLHDRIGDAMVVDVRPVEVEVAPVVERPQQIVNLTAMRLLPSPVEEHPTPIPEPTPPTPTPTPTPTPTPTPVPAPVATPAPAPAPVASPVPAPAPVPAAGPAPVPQARPTPPAPPPAAAAAAAPRVPVEQTRVRPEPGADPAAVPPSPATVRWRVAFDTGEAFVVEGLALVGRRPEPRPGEEARHVVPLRSSDMSLSKTHAQFQVAPDGALVVMDRGSTNGSYVIRKGMSRSLSPGRPSTLLAGDEVRFGDRTMRVERES; this is encoded by the coding sequence ATGTCGCACGTCCCCACCCCGCCACCCCTCGCCGCCGGTGATCTGCGTCCGGCGGAGATGGAGCGACGGTTCACCGCCTTCGTCATCGACCGGGCGGTGGGCTGGGGCGTCGCCGCAGCGGCCGCCGTCGGCGTGTGGCGGCTGGTCGACCCCGACAACGGTGCAGTCGTCGTGCTCACATTCCTCGGCGTCGCGGCGCTGGTCGGGCTGGTGCTCGCCGTCCTGGTCGGTACGACGGGACTGACCCCGGGCAAGGCGGCCACCGGACTGCGGGTGGTGCGGCGCACGACGGGCCGCCCGATCGGCGTCGGCGCCGCCCTGCTGCGGGCGATCGTGCTCGGCATCGCCGGGCTGCCCACCGCCGGGCTCGGCCTGGCCACCTTCGCCTGGACCGCCGCGATGGACCCCGCGCGCCAGCGCCGCGGGCTGCACGACCGGATCGGCGACGCGATGGTCGTCGACGTCCGACCGGTCGAGGTCGAGGTGGCGCCGGTGGTCGAGCGGCCGCAGCAGATCGTGAACCTCACCGCCATGCGGCTGCTGCCCTCGCCGGTCGAGGAGCACCCCACGCCGATCCCGGAGCCCACGCCCCCGACGCCCACCCCGACGCCCACCCCGACGCCCACCCCGACGCCCGTGCCCGCACCGGTCGCGACGCCAGCTCCAGCACCGGCTCCCGTCGCATCTCCGGTCCCCGCTCCCGCGCCGGTCCCGGCCGCCGGGCCGGCCCCGGTTCCCCAGGCCCGCCCGACGCCGCCGGCACCGCCGCCGGCCGCTGCTGCGGCCGCCGCGCCCCGGGTCCCGGTCGAGCAGACCCGTGTGCGTCCCGAGCCCGGCGCCGACCCGGCAGCGGTGCCGCCGAGCCCCGCGACGGTGCGGTGGCGGGTGGCGTTCGACACCGGGGAGGCGTTCGTCGTCGAGGGGCTCGCGCTCGTCGGCCGACGCCCGGAGCCGCGGCCGGGGGAGGAGGCGCGGCACGTCGTCCCCCTGCGCTCCTCCGACATGTCGCTGTCCAAGACCCACGCCCAGTTCCAGGTGGCCCCGGACGGTGCGCTCGTGGTGATGGACCGCGGGTCGACCAACGGCTCCTACGTCATCCGCAAGGGCATGTCGCGCTCGCTGTCGCCCGGCCGGCCGAGCACGCTGCTCGCCGGTGACGAGGTGCGCTTCGGCGACCGCACGATGCGGGTCGAGCGCGAGTCCTGA
- a CDS encoding GNAT family N-acetyltransferase, with product MATELTAPVLPAPPLPLTTERLVLRTIVASDGAAIGAYCSDPEVTRYLPFPALDAEGLAGRMERLVAGTAPSVPGEILALAAVHDGVLVGDLMLRFTDRHGESDPPGIGELGWVFAPEHAGRGFATEAARALVDLAFTHYPLHRLMARLDPRNLASARLCERLGMRHEAHTREDYADRDGTWSDTAVYGLLRREWASA from the coding sequence GTGGCAACCGAATTGACCGCCCCCGTGCTGCCGGCACCGCCCCTGCCCCTCACGACCGAGCGGCTGGTGCTGAGGACCATCGTGGCCTCGGACGGTGCGGCGATCGGCGCGTACTGCTCCGATCCCGAGGTGACCCGCTACCTGCCGTTCCCGGCGCTCGACGCCGAGGGGCTGGCCGGACGGATGGAGCGGCTCGTCGCCGGTACGGCGCCGTCGGTGCCCGGCGAGATCCTGGCCCTGGCCGCGGTCCACGACGGCGTGCTCGTCGGCGACCTGATGCTGCGCTTCACCGACCGCCACGGGGAGAGCGACCCGCCGGGGATCGGCGAGCTGGGCTGGGTGTTCGCGCCCGAGCACGCCGGCCGCGGCTTCGCGACCGAGGCGGCCCGGGCACTGGTGGACCTGGCGTTCACGCACTACCCCCTCCACCGGCTGATGGCGCGGCTCGACCCGCGCAACCTCGCCTCGGCGCGGCTGTGCGAGCGGCTCGGGATGCGCCACGAGGCGCACACCCGCGAGGACTATGCCGACCGCGACGGGACGTGGAGCGACACCGCGGTCTACGGGTTGCTGCGCCGGGAGTGGGCCTCGGCCTGA
- a CDS encoding cold-shock protein, giving the protein MPTGKVKWYDAEKGFGFLSQQGGEDVYVRADALPEGVTTLKAGTRVEFGIAQGRRGEQALQVRVLDAPASVSRNQQQAKRKKPEEMVPIVEDLIRLLDGVGEAYRHGRHPDRRTAQPVAKLLRALADELES; this is encoded by the coding sequence GTGCCGACTGGCAAGGTGAAGTGGTACGACGCGGAGAAGGGCTTCGGCTTCCTCTCCCAGCAGGGCGGCGAGGACGTCTACGTCCGCGCCGACGCACTGCCCGAGGGCGTGACCACCCTCAAGGCGGGCACCCGCGTCGAGTTCGGCATCGCCCAGGGGCGGCGCGGCGAGCAGGCCCTCCAGGTCCGCGTCCTCGACGCGCCCGCGTCGGTCTCGCGCAACCAGCAGCAGGCCAAGCGCAAGAAGCCCGAGGAGATGGTCCCGATCGTCGAGGACCTGATCCGCCTGCTCGACGGCGTCGGCGAGGCCTACCGCCACGGTCGCCACCCCGATCGTCGTACGGCGCAGCCGGTGGCCAAGCTGCTGCGCGCGCTGGCCGACGAGCTGGAGTCCTGA
- a CDS encoding MFS transporter, which produces MSTHGPDQRPPASPPASPPGAGGGPSPELTETGSMRAVGSTIGTGAKATARGLKGFATVTGRASRATVRQARRAAGAQGAERSGLNRLIELHAANAAGDSAFAIALAGTVFFAGATSGERGPVLLFLGLTMVPFAIVAPLIGPFLDRFSHGRRWAIGATFALRAFLCWVLAGTLGDGSPWFYVAALGVLVSSKAYGVAKAAAVPRLLPSEITLVKANGRVALAGVVGACVSGPLAGAAYWIGPEWACRYAFVVFTIGTIAAILLPSRVDASSGEESLGGRGAGARRNGLPPKVAFALRANCGPRLLSGFLTMFMTFVLATEPLDGWETKTRSTLLVGLVIGAAGLGNTLGIVVASLARRINPAVMVVVALVADIVALVLATVFYGLLPLLALGLTVGLMQYLAKVSLDSTIQIGVPVRAHASAFAKGDTTLQLAWVFGGFLGVVMSYPAVNGVGLAFAAVLLTAWAVFVLRSRPQRPAPRPAPAA; this is translated from the coding sequence GTGAGCACGCACGGTCCGGACCAGCGCCCGCCGGCCAGCCCACCGGCCAGCCCACCGGGCGCCGGGGGCGGACCGAGCCCGGAGCTCACCGAGACCGGCTCGATGCGGGCCGTGGGCTCCACCATCGGCACCGGCGCCAAGGCGACCGCCCGCGGGCTCAAGGGATTCGCCACCGTGACCGGCCGGGCCAGCCGGGCGACCGTGCGCCAGGCCCGCAGGGCCGCGGGCGCGCAGGGTGCCGAGCGGTCCGGGCTGAACCGGCTGATCGAGCTGCACGCCGCCAACGCGGCCGGCGACTCGGCGTTCGCGATCGCGCTCGCCGGCACCGTCTTCTTCGCCGGCGCGACCAGCGGCGAGCGCGGTCCGGTGCTGCTGTTCCTCGGCCTCACCATGGTCCCGTTCGCGATCGTCGCGCCGCTGATCGGCCCCTTCCTCGACCGGTTCAGCCACGGGCGCCGCTGGGCGATCGGCGCCACCTTCGCGCTGCGGGCGTTCCTGTGCTGGGTGCTGGCCGGGACCCTGGGCGACGGCTCGCCCTGGTTCTACGTCGCCGCACTCGGCGTCCTCGTCTCCTCCAAGGCCTACGGCGTCGCGAAGGCTGCCGCCGTCCCCCGGCTGCTGCCCAGCGAGATCACCCTGGTCAAGGCCAACGGGCGGGTCGCCCTCGCGGGCGTGGTCGGTGCCTGCGTGTCCGGGCCGCTCGCCGGTGCGGCGTACTGGATCGGTCCGGAGTGGGCCTGTCGCTACGCCTTCGTCGTGTTCACGATCGGCACCATCGCCGCGATCCTGCTGCCGAGCCGGGTCGACGCGTCGTCCGGCGAGGAGTCCCTCGGCGGACGCGGTGCGGGCGCGCGCCGCAACGGCCTGCCCCCGAAGGTCGCGTTCGCGCTGCGCGCCAACTGCGGTCCCCGGCTGCTGTCGGGCTTCCTGACCATGTTCATGACCTTCGTGCTGGCCACCGAGCCCCTCGACGGCTGGGAGACCAAGACCCGCTCGACGCTGCTCGTCGGCCTGGTCATCGGCGCCGCCGGGCTCGGCAACACCCTCGGGATCGTGGTCGCCTCGCTCGCCCGCAGGATCAACCCGGCCGTGATGGTCGTGGTCGCCCTCGTCGCCGACATCGTCGCGCTGGTGCTGGCGACGGTGTTCTACGGCCTGCTCCCCCTGCTGGCGCTCGGCCTGACGGTCGGGCTGATGCAGTACCTCGCCAAGGTGTCCCTCGACTCGACGATCCAGATCGGCGTCCCCGTGCGCGCGCACGCCAGCGCCTTCGCCAAGGGCGACACCACCCTGCAGCTGGCGTGGGTGTTCGGCGGCTTCCTCGGCGTCGTGATGTCCTACCCCGCCGTCAACGGGGTGGGGCTGGCGTTCGCCGCGGTGCTGCTGACGGCCTGGGCGGTGTTCGTGCTGCGCAGCCGGCCACAGCGACCCGCGCCGAGGCCGGCGCCGGCTGCCTGA